The genomic segment CTCACCATTAATCTCTGTCAGCGAATTTTCAACTAATTGGCGTTGATTGAGTTTTACCGTCCTTGCAAAAGGAGGATAAACAGGTGTATTAATCAGCACTGCATCATTTTCTTCAGTCAATGCTTGAACCGCAATGCCAATTGCTGGAACGACACCATCGGCAAGAACGATAGCTTCTTTGGGAAAATCATAACCGTGTTGCGTACTTTCCCAATGCTGGATTGATGTGAGCAGTTGCTCTGGCACGTAGGAATAACCATAAACACCATAATCTGCATATTCGTGAATAGCTTCCGTTATTTTTGGTAGAGCAATAAAATCCATGTCTGCCACCCACAAAGGCAGACGTTCTTCATCTTTTTCAACCTCTTTCCACTTGACAGAGTGGTGGTTCAAACGATTAGGTATTGTTGTAAAATCATATTTTGTCATTTTATTTTAACTTTCTCATTTTTTGTCATCTTCGTATCTTTGGCACTCGAAGGTCTAGTCTGTCTAGCTCCGCTTTACTACGCTGCCCATTTTCCTAGTAGCCACTTACTTCAACCAATTAACCATCCGTCAACGGCTATCCTATAAAGTCGGAATTTCAAATCGCAAGTTGATTCGTCATACTGACAGACTTTTTTAACTTACTGGAGAATTTTTGTCATTTTTCCAAAGCTTGCTCAAGGTCTGCAATCAAATCGCTGACATCTTCAATCCCAATTGACAAGCGCAGCAAATCATTAGTCAGCCCGTAACTCACACGAATTTCTTCTGGAATATCATGGTGAGTCTGAGTCGCAGGATAAGTAATTAGACTCTCAACCCCACCCAAACTTTCTGCAAATGTAAAAACTTTCAGGCGATTTAAAATCTGTGGAATCTGTTTTTCATCTCTTACTTTAAGTGAAATCATCCCTCCTTTTCCAGAATAAATGACTTCCTTTACTGACGGATTTTCTGTAAGTGCTGATACAATTTTGCGTGCATTGTCAGTAGCTCTCTCCACACGTAAACTCAATGTTTTCAACCCTCTCAACACCAAATAACTGTCAAACGGTGACAAAACTGCTCCTGTTGTATTGAGATGATGGAGTAATTTCTCATACAACAGCTCATCTCGAACAATCACAGCCCCTGCCAAAACATCGTTATGCCCCGCCAAATATTTCGTCGCAGAATGGATAACCAAATCCGCTCCAAGCTCCAACGGACGCTGATAAATAGGAGTATAAAACGTATTATCTACGAGAACTTTTGCGCCATTTTCCTGCGCTTTATCAGCTATTTTTTCAATATCAAATTCAACCATCATTGGATTTGTCGGTGTTTCAATATAGACAATATCCGTTTCTGGCGTGATTAAATTTATCATCTCTTGCTCATCATTAGCATAGGAAAATGAGAATCTTCCTTGAGCTTCTTGTTCATCAAACCAACGGAATGAACCGCCGTACAAATCCCGACTTGCCACGACTTTGCTTCCTACAGGAAAAATTTCCAACGCAAGAACAACAGCGGACATTCCCGATGAAGTAGCCAAAGCATATTGACCTGACTCAATAGCTGCTAAGGATTCCTCCAAATTCGCACGCGTCGGATTTTTTGTTCTTGTATAGTCAAAACCAGTTGATTTGCCAAATTCAGGGTGTTGATAGGTCGTTGAAAAATGCAGTGGACTAACCAAAGCTCCTGTAATTTTATCTTGTCGATTTCCAGCTTGTGCTAAAATTGTGTCTAATTTTTTACTCATACATTTTCTCTCATTTCTAATGAAGTCAAGACTTATCCAGTATGGGTTTCTACTCCCACTGGATTTAAGGTACAACCTCTAGGTGTAACAACTAAGCGACCTGTACGGAGTTAAAGCTACAACAGTCTGCTTAACATCCTCGATATAAGGTCACCTTGTCTCAGAAGCCTAAGTGCTAGAGCACTAACGTCCTAGGGCAGTCGGACGAAACTCAAGGCGTAGTGCTGCTTTATCTCCAACCTAAAAGTTCGGAGTATTGCGATTGGGACTAGGCGCTTTAAGCGCCATAGCAAGCATCGACAGCGTAGCCCGAAAAGGCGATGATAGCTTGCACTTGCTTTGATAAAACAGCATTAATTCTCATGATTATTAAAATCATAATCTGCTTCCAGATGCTTACTCAGCCGTTCAACAACATAAGGCGTTCCTTGATATACCGCATAGTTAAGCCAGTTAGAAAAGAACAATGATGCTGCAGATGACCAAGTCATTCGAGGTTGCTTTGTATCGTCATCTTCTGGAAAATAATTTTCAGGAAAATCTGGCTCCAGACCTGCATTCTTATCTCGATGATATTCCCACGATAATGTCTCTCTATCATACTCTAAATGCCCAAAAAGATAAACTTCTCTTAAATTACTCTTTGTCAGCACTGACAAACCTGTATCATGAGATTTTGATAATATTTCAAAATCTGTCAGTGCTGACAGCTCTACTTCATCAGAAGCTGTATACCGTGAGTGAGGACAAAAAAAGCTATCATTGAAGCCTCTAAAAAGTGGGTGTTTAGGATTCTCAACAGAATTCTCATAAATTCCACATAACTTTCTGGATAAATCAACTTTCTCTATACCATAACGCGCATAAAGTCCTGCTTGAGCTCCCCAGCAAATATGCAAAGTTGAGTAAACATGGCTCTTACTCCAATCCATGATTTCAAGAAACTCCTCCCAGTAATCAACCTCTTCAAACTCTAACTGCTCCACAGGAGCTCCCGTCACAATCATACCATCGTAAAAGCGTGCCCTAACTTCATCAAAAGACTTATAAAAGCTATCTAAATGATGCTGTTGCGTATTCTTCACTTCGTGTGTTGCAGTATATAAAAAGTCCACATCAATTTGAAGCGGAGTATTTGATAAGAGACGCAGAAGTTGAGTTTCTGTCACCGTTTTTCTGGGCATCAAATTGACCACTAACAAATTCAACGGACGAATATTCTGACTTCGCGCTCGCTCACTATCCATTACAAAAATATTATCTGCCCGCAAATCTTCTATCGCGGGCAGATTTTTTATCACTTTTACTGGCATAATTCCCCTAAATCTCTCATTATTTTTATAATTAGGTTTAATTATAGCCCTTCAAAACCTATTTTCAATAGTTTGGCAATATAATTCCATGATGATGAGATTTAAAAATTTTATGAGAAAAAATCGTCAGCATGCTGACAAACGAACTTAGTAAGCAAAAACTCTGTCAGTATGCTGACAGAGTTTTATTTCATTGATACCGTTTTTCCAAATACTTAAACATTGGATGTGGCATCGGCAAATCCTGAATTGCTTCACCAAAAGGTTTGCTAATAATTTCATCCGTACGCTTTGCAATCAATTTAACAGCAAACTCAGGATCAATCAAAAGTTGTTGGCCAATTGCGGCAAACTCCGCATTTTCAAGTAAGCCCTCTACATCTTCAAGACTTCTCACACCTCCAACACCAATCAACGGTACTCTCCCCTTCAAAGCATCATGAATATAAGCTAGTTCTGATTTATCCTGATAATTTTTATCATTTGACTTACGTCCAAAATGTTTCAACGAAAGATGTAAATAATCTAATTCTTTCGCTTTTAATTGCTCAACCAGCCAAAGCGTATCTTCAAATTTAATCCCAGGTTCTGTTATTTCGACAGGAGACAAACGGTAGCCCACCGCAAAAGGTCTGCCCGCTGTATTTTTCACTTCTGCAAGAACTCGATCAATCACTGCCAAAGGAAATTTTGCTCTTTTTTCCAGACTTCCGCCCCATTCATCCGTCCGACGATTAGAATGTGGTGAGAAAAATTGTTGCAACAAATAAGTATTTGCCCCATGAATTTCAACTCCATCAAATCCCGCAGCAATTGCTCTTCTTGTTGCTTGACCAAATGCCTCAATAATCGCTTCAATCTCAAAATTATCTAGCTCACGTGGTTGTTCTGCATTTGGAATTTCTGCCGCAAAAGCCGATGCAGAAACAGGTTGTTCACCAATTGTTTTCTGAGAAGTCATCCGTCCAGCATGAAAAATCTGCAAAATTGCTTTCGCCCCCGATTGATGAATTCCTTCAGAAAGTTGAGTCAAGGCCCCAATCGCTTCATCCGTCGCAATCGTCAACTCTCCGGGCCATCCCTTACCATTATCAGTAACATTAGCTGTTCCTGTAATTACCGCTCCTAACCCTTTACTTCTCATTGCATAATGCTGTATTTCTTCTTTTGTCACCGTACCATCGTGAAAACTTGACACAATAGTCATTGGCGCCATAACCAATCTATTTCTTAAAACAACACCTGAGCGTAGTGCCAGTGATTCATTAAATTTCATTTGTTCTTTCCTCTTTTTTTCAATATTTTTCTTTTATTCTTGAAATAATCTTTTCATAAATGATTTTCATTTCGGGTTCAGACGATTTTTCAACAAATTCATCAATTGGAATCCATGCAACACCCGCGGTTTCTTCTTCGTTTTTATGCAACAAAGCCTTTTCATCCGCCTCAAATAAAAATGTTACATTCAGATGGATATGTGCTGATACGTAACCATGTGTTCGATGAAAATGTCCAGCAACTGGTCCATTTTCTATTGAAATCGGCTGCTCAGATAATATTTTTAATTCTGCAAGTCCACTTTCCTCATGAACTTCTTTTTGCGCCACTCTGAGCAGATCGACATCACCATCCGCATGACCGCCCATCCAGCCCCAACTTTGATAAATCTTATGAAAAATACCCAATATCTTATCATGCTTTTCATTCAAAACAAATGCACTCGCGGTAAAATGAGCAATCGAATCTCTCGTCAAGTTTCGTGAATCTTTTGCAGACTCACGAAATATTTTCAAATCAGAAATTTCCTGCTCCCCTCGTGGAACAAAATTTTCTAACAAAATTTGTAATTCATTTTTCATTTTTTCTCCAAATCTTATAACAATCTATTATAAAAAAATAACAACAGCACTCATTAAAATTAATGAGATAAACATTGACAAGCTAATCGCCAACCCTGCCGTTCCTCTATCATTACCAAATTCTGTTGCCTGCAGCATATGCAAAAATGACATTGGGCAAAAAAAGATAAGAAGTAATACTACTTTTACCAAATGAGGAAAAGGTAAGAAAAGATAGGTTATTATTGAAAGAACAGCTGCCAAAATATAACGCCAAAATAAAATCTTCAAAACTAATCCAAATTTTCCTTGAGGAAGTTTAAACTCCATAAATAAACCTATCGTAAAAATCGAAAGCAAGGTGTTTGCATTTGCCATCGGCTGAATAGGAATAAGCCATTTTTCAGGAAAACTCAAACCAAATATCGCAAGAATAAACATCAAAACATAAACAACAAAGGGAGGATTTCTAAATAAAACTCCAAGCACCTCACGTAAAATAAATCCATGTTTATTTTTTCTACTTGTAGATTCAACAATCGCCTGTGTCGCACCCGTTACCATAAAAGAGTTCCCCATATCAAACATAGCCAGAAAAGGAATAGCCGCTGGAAAAAAGTTGCTTACAAATGGAATAGAGAAATTTCCGATATTATAGCCGGACAAGTCAAACATATACAAACCTCTTTCTTCTATGCTTGATTTTCGACCTAAAAATTTACCAATAAAAATTAGAACAAGGTTAGAACATACTCCCATGGCCATAAGTATGAAGTACAAACTTGAAAGTCTGGTATTGTTCACACCCAGCAAAATTGTCGCAGGTAGGGTAACATAAACCACTATTTTCGAAACAAGAGCCCCATCTTTTTGTTGAACCAGACCAATTTTTTTTAGCACAATAGCAAGAATTAGCACAAGCAAAATGCTAAGTGCATTTAAAATAATAGTTGTCATTTTCTCCCATTCTGTTGGTTTTCTATACTTTTTTAGTTCATGGAAACTTATAGCTATATCTTTAAATGTTTATTTATAAATTAGAGCAAATCAAATAACTTATCATTAATTTTTATATTTTTCTTAATTCTATCATTTTTTAAGCCATTTGTTTCCTTGGGAAATTTTAACCATCATTTGTCTTTTATTTTTAAAGTTCTAACTCTTAATCCTGTTTAATTCCCAAAAGGAATTTTTAAAAGTTAAAGCGTACAAAGGGTAACCTACTTCTTGTGCTAACGCAAGATAGTATTTCTGCAGTTCAATTATTAAATTTAAAAATGAACTAGTATAAGCAAACATTAGCTTAAAGAACTGATTAAGTATCTTTGTTAAAATAATCTACACTATCACTAAATCACTCACTAGAACGACAAAACGAAATGACTAACGATGAACTGCAATAACATATCACAATGCCACTTTCACACCCTAAAGTTGATATTCATTATTTTTTTTGCGGCGAATGAGCCATAATATAAAAAACTCTTGATTAATTCAAGAGTTTGAATAAAGTTTATTTTACATTCTTACTTAATTTCAATGATATATTCGCAAGAAAATTTTCCTTCTGGCGCAAGTTCATTGATTCCAAATTTTGTCGTCAAATCACCGTCTGTATTTTCATCATCAGCAATTCCACACCAGGGTTCAATACAGACAAATGATGCTTCAGCAGGATAAGGTGACCATAATCCAAAATAGGGCATATTTTTCCATGTTACAGTAACACTATGATCATCAAGGTCATTCGTCAATGAGACCTTCATCTCATCTGAAGAAGTATAAACCAAAGCATCTTGGTCAAAAAGTTGATGTGTCAATGGAAGTTTGGAAACTTCTACTTCAGACTTTTCATCCAGTTTTAATGTGCCTGATGCTGGATTAAGCGGGATAAATGTTCTCTTTTCATTTGGTGAAATCGTCAAAGTATAATCTTCAAATGAACCATTTATTAAAGGAACATTAAAGGCTGAATGGGCCCCAACACCAAAATTCATAAATTTTTCATCTTCATTTTTTACTTCATAACGAATTTTAATCTTGTTTCCATTGAGTATGTAAGAAACTCGGAAAGTAAATTTAAAAGGATAATGTAATAAGCTTTCTTCTGATTGGCACAGTTCATAGATAAGTTCATCATCATCTTCTTTCACCAGCTTAAACTCACTATCACGCGCAAAGCCATGTCCGCCCATCTTGTAAGTTTCTTCTCCATAATGATATTCCCCATTTTTCAACTTACCAACGATAGGAAAAAGGACTGGAGCGTGGCGTGCCCAGAAATTTTTGTCTGCTTGCCAGAGGTATTCAATATCATTAGATTTGATAGAGTTCATTTCCGCACCAAAACTATCAATAACAACTGTAAGCTGCCCGTTTTGCAAAGTATTTATCATAAAATTCTCCTTAACTCCGTTATTATGACTTCATTTTATCACTTTTTTCTTCGAAAGACTTGCACGATAGGGAAATGCTTTAAAATAAAAGGTTAGGAGTTTTCCTAACCTCATTTTAATGATTCATCACAGATTATTTAGATTCATTGTTGACAAGAAGTATTTTTTTGTTTCCATGATAAAGCTCAACAATTGTCCAAGCTAATAAAGCTAAAACCAAAATAATTAAGAGAATTGCAATAACTTCCGCAAAACTTGACCAATTTTCTGGAAAGAATACTTTAATTTGACTGGGTAAACCAATCAGATTAAGATAGGTCAGTGCAACGACAGAGAGCCAACCTAATGACTGAACCACCCAATTATTTTTAAAACTTCCCATCTCATTCTTACTATTTGTCAACATAAGGAGGGGAATAATCGAAAATGGAAGTGCAAAGGCGAGAAAGACTTGCGAGTCATTCATCAGATTATTAATCATCTCATGTTGAGCTTGTAAGCTATATCCTTTTGTCATTGACACACATATCAATACAGGAATAACTGATAGTAAGCGAGTAAGCAATCTTCTTGCCCAGATTGGCATTCTCATATGTATAAAACCTTCCATAATAACTTGACCAGTCAATGTCCCTGTGATTGTCGAATTTTGTCCAGAAGCAAGTAAGGCAACAGCAAATAATGTAGATAAAGCACCTGTTTTAGCCACTTCTGCAAGTACACCATTGCTCAAAACAGTTGGATTTGATAAAGCATCATACAAACCAAAGAATGAGGGGTCTTTAATCACCCCAGTCTTGAAAACTGCCACCCCCATAATAAGCAATAAAGAATTGACGACAAAAGCCAGAGTCAGCTGAATATTAGAATCCCAAGTAGAGAAACGTACAGCTCGCGCAATATCTGCTTTATCCTTATGATTAATCTTTCTTGACTGAGAAATTGAAGAATGAAGATATAAGTTATGCGGCATAACCGTAGCACCAATAATACCTAATGCACCAGTCAAAGGTGTCATTCCCGCAATTTCTGGATGAGTTGAAAAAGTACGTTGGTTAGGAACAAATCCTTCAATAATTCCTTTCCAATCGGGATTAGACAGAGCAACTTGATAAACAAAGACAGCTAAGATAACTAAAATCAGACAGACCACCAATGCTTCAATTTTTCTAAAACCTATCTTTGTCAATAAAAGGAGCAAAAAGACATCTAATACCGTGATAAAGACAGCTAATACTAGCGGAATGTTAAAAAGAAGATAGAGCGCAATTGCGGCTCCAATCACCTCTGCAATATCTGTTGCCATGATGGCAAGCTCAGTCAAAATCCATAAAATTATACCTAGAGCTTTACTTGTCCTCGCTCGAATTGCTTGCGCCAAGTCCATCTGACTGACAATCCCCAACTTAGCAGACATATACTGCAACAACATAGCAATAAGACTAGACATCAAAATAACAGAAATTAATAAATATTGGAAATTTTGTCCACCAGTGATTGATGTAGACCAATTTCCTGGATCCATATAACCAACGGCTACTAAAGCACCTGGTCCCGAATAAGCGAGTAGAGTCTTAAAAAATTTAGAATCCTTTGGCACTTCAATCGTGCCATTAATTTCCTCTAATGATTTCCCATTCGTATGATGGATTAACTTCATACGTTGGGAGTTACGACTTTTCATATTTACCTTTTCTAAGTTGAAATTTGTTCAACATCTATTTTCCAATTTTACTTTCTCATTATATTAGGTTCAACAATCCTATCCTTAATATCATTCCTTTTCTTCATCAAATTTAGTTGTAAAGCCATTTCTTTGCATCAGATAGATTTCATCTTGAAGAAAGTGAGGAATAATCGAGCATTTTCCGTTATCTTCTTTTATGATGACTGAGCCATCTTGAAGTCTTTCAATGATTTTAATCAAGTGGGGCATTGACATTTCGAGTTTTCTAAAGAAATCTTTACAAGACTCAGCCATTGTCGTAATATAATATCTTTCACCAATTTTTGCCTGCTCCAAATCAATCTCTGATTGTTGCATTTCCCAAAATACTTCTGAAGGAATCTCTGAGCCGTGAGGGTCTACTTTGGGATAACCTAAAAGCGCATAAAGATATTCGACGAGTTTCGGTGAAGAAGCGTGTTCCAGATTTTCTGCTTCATCATGTACCTCTTCTGAGAGATAGCCAAGTTTCTCTACTAAAAAAGTTTCCCAAACTCTATGACTTTTTATTATAAAACGTGCCTGTACCATTCCCATATGAGATAGGCTTACACCTCTATAAGGAGTATAGATGACGAGTTCTTTTTTGGATAATCTTTTAATCATCTCGGTGGCACTTGGAGAAGCTACATCTAATTTTTTAGCAATTAAATGAATGCTTACTGCTTCATTATCATTTTTACTTTCCAAATTATAAATCGCTTTGAGATAATCTTGCTCATTTTTTGATAATTTTAACACATCATCCTCTTTCAATTTTTAAGATAACAAAATTATAGCACTACCTTTTTATTTTGTCAATAAGTTTAGCATTGGCTATAAATTTATTTTTTTATCTGTCCAGAATATAAAAAAACTGTGGTTAACCACAGCTTAATCTATTTTTGGTTTATAGAAATTACGATTATCAAGCGCCCAAACACGCTGACTAAATTGCCCTGGTTCTAGGTTAGCTGTCGCCGTCTCCATCATCATCATGCTTGCATCCATCATATCAATCTGATGAATCATTTCAGCTTCCATGATTTGCGGACGAATCGGACTGCCGTATTCTAGTTCGCCGTGATGACTGAGCAGGCAATGGCGAAGCAAAAGTAAATCTTCTTTTTCATCCCCAATTCCTAGTTCAAGCGCTGCCTTACTTACCTCTTCATCTATCAAGACAATATGTCCAAGAAGATTTCCTCGAAGAGTGTAACTTGTATTTTCAAATCCTGTAAATTCAAGACATTTCGCCATGTCGTGCAACAAGACACCCGCAAACATAAGCGAAGAGTTTAGTTGTGGATAAACTTCACAGATTTTTTCTGCCAATTGGAGCATTGTCGTTGTGTGATAGGCAAGTCCGCCTTCAAAGGCATGATGATTTGTTTTTGCCGCTGGAAACTCATAAAATTCTTTATCAAACTTCTTTAGAATACTTCGAACAATTCGATTCCATGTACCATTTTCAATCTTGAAAACAATGGATTGAACGTATTCACGTAAATCAGCTTCATTGACTGGTGATTTTTCGCGGTAATCCTTGGAATTATTTGGCTCGCTGTCTGTCGCTAAGCGCAATTGAATCTTATTAACCTGTGGCATTCCATTATAAAGCTCTTTGAGCGCCTTCATGTGAACAACTTTCCCTGCTCGGAACTGTTCTACTGCTTTGTTGTTAGCATCCCAGATATTACCAGAGATTGTTCCTGTACGGTCTTGGAAGCTGATAGCCAGATAATCTTTACCCGCCCTTGTTTGCCTGAGTTCGACGGATTTGATGAGGTAAAAGCCTTCAAAAAATTCGCCTAACTCTAAGTTTTTGATGAGAACCATGATATTTCCTTTCTTATATGAAAGTATACTATGCTGAATTAACTAATAAAATGTATTATTTTAAAGTTAGTCTATATATAGCTAAGCCGTTGTAAAAAACGTCAATGTTTTATATTCTGAGACGAAATGCGCATTACGTTAATGCACGTGGCATTTTCCCAGCCATAGAATTAGCTATGCGGTTAGTCTTCCAAGTCTAGCAACTTACTACTGACACTATCTGGAGCTGCGTCAATACTCTTCAATTTTCTTTGCATCACATTAGTACGAGTTGTAATAAGCTTTGTGATTTCCGATTCAGATTCTTGCAATTTCTTTTGTACTTTTTCAAGTTGACCGCCAAATTTGTCAAACTCGGTGCGAATACTTCCAAGAAGTTCATAGACTTCTGATGATTTTTGCTCAATTTGTAACGTTTTAAATCCCATTTGCAAGCTATTTAGCACGGCCGTCATTGTTGTTGGACCTGTGATATTGACCTTGTAGTCTCGACTGATTTGTTCATAGAGTTCAGGATTATTGACGACTTCCATGAATAATCCTTCTGTTGGCAAGAACATCATTGCAAAATCTGTCGTTTTCGGCGGAACGATGTACTTTTCACTAATTGACTTAGCTTGCGATTTTACTGCATTAAATAAGGCTTTTCGTGTTTTTTCAATTTCTGCTGTGTCATTGGATTCTAGCGCTGTCTGCAGGCGTTGATAATCCTCCATTGGGAATTTTGAGTCAATCGGCAAAAGCAACTCCGAATCAGCAATTTTCCCAGGCAAAATTAGCGCATAATCTACTGCGTTGCCGCCTTGGATATTGACTTGTTCACGATATTGACTCGCTGTGAACATCTGCTCCAAAATCCGTCCGAGCTGGATTTCGCCAACAATACCCCGCGTTTTGACCCCCGTCATGACTTTTTGTAAGCTGTCCACATCACTGGCAAGACTCCGCATTTCTCCAAGCCCTTCCTCAACATTTTTTAAATGCAAGGTCACTTGCTCAAAGCTTTGTGAAATTCTGCGATTGAGTGTTTCCTGAAGTTTTTCATCAACCGTTTCTTGAATTTGACTCAAGCGCTTATCGTTAGACTCTTGTAAATCTTTGAACTTTTGGTCAAAACGTTCTGTAATACTTTCTGTCAGTACTGACAAGGTACTCACTGTTCTGTCAGTAGATTCTGTCAGACTTGATGAAATTTTCTCCAGCTTTTGCTCATTTGAACTCTGCAAATCTTTGAACTGATGGTCAAATTTTGTGTTAATATTTTCTGTCAGTACTGACAGATTACTGTTCACACTATTACTCACTGTCTGTAAGTTTGCTGACAATTCTTGGCGATTTTGTCCAAGCTGTTGATTAACATCCGATCGCATTTCCGAGAGATTTTGCTGAATATAATTGAGCTGATTGCTTGTTTTGTTATTGTCTGTTTTTTTAAAGAAGTTAGCAACTGCAAGTAAAATCAGAACAATCAGTAAAATGATAATGATAATCTCCACATTTTCTCCTTAAATCTTTGTCATTAATCTTTCCTTTAATTTGGCAATATTTTCCTCAACATTACCATTAAAGACATAAGAACCAGCGACAAATACGTTAGCACCCGCATTTTTAGCTTGTTCAATCGTTTTATCTGTGATGCCGCCATCTACTTCGATTTCAAAATTTAGATTTTTTTCTTTACGAATCTGACTGAGTTCACGCACTTTATCCATCATTTCAGGGATAAATTTTTGTCCACCAAATCCTGGATTAACTGTCATGACGAGTACCATGTCAACCATTGATAATACTGGTTTTATTGTTTCTACTGATGTACCGGGATTGATGACCACTGACGCTTGCATCCCAGCTGCTTTAATTTTTTGCAGTGCACCATGAATGTGGTGAGTCGCTTCAACATGAATACTCATGCTATCCGCACCTGCTACTGCAAACTCCTCAACATATGTCTCAGGATTTTCG from the Lactococcus allomyrinae genome contains:
- a CDS encoding 3'-5' exoribonuclease YhaM family protein — encoded protein: MVLIKNLELGEFFEGFYLIKSVELRQTRAGKDYLAISFQDRTGTISGNIWDANNKAVEQFRAGKVVHMKALKELYNGMPQVNKIQLRLATDSEPNNSKDYREKSPVNEADLREYVQSIVFKIENGTWNRIVRSILKKFDKEFYEFPAAKTNHHAFEGGLAYHTTTMLQLAEKICEVYPQLNSSLMFAGVLLHDMAKCLEFTGFENTSYTLRGNLLGHIVLIDEEVSKAALELGIGDEKEDLLLLRHCLLSHHGELEYGSPIRPQIMEAEMIHQIDMMDASMMMMETATANLEPGQFSQRVWALDNRNFYKPKID
- the rmuC gene encoding DNA recombination protein RmuC; amino-acid sequence: MEIIIIILLIVLILLAVANFFKKTDNNKTSNQLNYIQQNLSEMRSDVNQQLGQNRQELSANLQTVSNSVNSNLSVLTENINTKFDHQFKDLQSSNEQKLEKISSSLTESTDRTVSTLSVLTESITERFDQKFKDLQESNDKRLSQIQETVDEKLQETLNRRISQSFEQVTLHLKNVEEGLGEMRSLASDVDSLQKVMTGVKTRGIVGEIQLGRILEQMFTASQYREQVNIQGGNAVDYALILPGKIADSELLLPIDSKFPMEDYQRLQTALESNDTAEIEKTRKALFNAVKSQAKSISEKYIVPPKTTDFAMMFLPTEGLFMEVVNNPELYEQISRDYKVNITGPTTMTAVLNSLQMGFKTLQIEQKSSEVYELLGSIRTEFDKFGGQLEKVQKKLQESESEITKLITTRTNVMQRKLKSIDAAPDSVSSKLLDLED
- the rpe gene encoding ribulose-phosphate 3-epimerase, translating into MNFKNKIAPSILSADFGYFVRDVKRIEAAGAEVVHIDVMDGHFVDNLTFGSGVVAALRPQTDLFLDVHMMVENPETYVEEFAVAGADSMSIHVEATHHIHGALQKIKAAGMQASVVINPGTSVETIKPVLSMVDMVLVMTVNPGFGGQKFIPEMMDKVRELSQIRKEKNLNFEIEVDGGITDKTIEQAKNAGANVFVAGSYVFNGNVEENIAKLKERLMTKI